One Podarcis raffonei isolate rPodRaf1 chromosome 3, rPodRaf1.pri, whole genome shotgun sequence genomic region harbors:
- the IRAK1BP1 gene encoding interleukin-1 receptor-associated kinase 1-binding protein 1 isoform X2 yields the protein MPLPPLSPARVFAELVPPPAGGDNSRENEVPRPPGREVHVSGTSELSARPDRAKVTVYLKSKKGEAGAARSSVTRRLDYVVQSARQRGGILENDMTVTKNFSRIDNLYKMEAEVCIIFSDFGKMQDVCNFLVEKLGSSVIISPPHFYHTVEAVDALRRQVCLAAVGSARQKAQEVCQLLGQPLGKPLLIREEEVKEWEGHLENHLANAPDSLGLQQRLQSATIYVSSRVYAVFEIKGERKRKQAAHINVN from the exons ATGCCGTTACCGCCGCTTTCTCCAGCTCGGGTGTTTGCCGAGCTGGTCCCTCCGCCCGCCGGGGGGGACAACAGCCGGGAGAATGAAGTCCCGAGGCCGCCGGGGAGGGAAGTTCACGTCAGCGGCACCTCGGAGCTCAGCGCTAGGCCGGACCGGGCGAAAGTCACCGTTTACCTGAAGAGCAAGAAAGGAGAGGCCGGAGCGGCGCGGAGCAGCGTCACTCGGAGGCTGGATTATGTCGTCCAGAGCGCCCGGCAGCGCGGAGGAATCTTG GAGAACGACATGACTGTGACAAAGAACTTTAGTAGAATAGACAATTTGTATAAGATGGAAGCAGAG GTCTGCATTATATTCAGTGATTTCGGCAAAATGCAAGACGTTTGTAACTTCCTTGTTGAAAAGCTAGGTAGCTCTGTTATCATCAGCCCACCTCACTTTTACCATACAGTGGAGGCAGTAGATGCCCTTCG aCGTCAGGTTTGTCTTGCTGCTGTTGGGAGTGCCCGGCAAAAAGCTCAAGAAGTTTGCCAGTTGCTTGGCCAGCCCCTTGGGAAGCCTTTGCTAATAAGGGAAGAGGAAGTGAAAGAGTGGGAGGGCCACCTCGAAAATCACTTGGCCAATGCCCCAGACTCACTGGGTTTGCAGCAGAGACTCCAGAGTGCCACCATCTATGTTTCCTCAAGGGTATATGCTGTTtttgaaataaagggggaaaggaagagaaaacaagCAGCTCACATAAATGTAAACTGA
- the IRAK1BP1 gene encoding interleukin-1 receptor-associated kinase 1-binding protein 1 isoform X1: protein MPLPPLSPARVFAELVPPPAGGDNSRENEVPRPPGREVHVSGTSELSARPDRAKVTVYLKSKKGEAGAARSSVTRRLDYVVQSARQRGGILVCIIFSDFGKMQDVCNFLVEKLGSSVIISPPHFYHTVEAVDALRRQVCLAAVGSARQKAQEVCQLLGQPLGKPLLIREEEVKEWEGHLENHLANAPDSLGLQQRLQSATIYVSSRVYAVFEIKGERKRKQAAHINVN from the exons ATGCCGTTACCGCCGCTTTCTCCAGCTCGGGTGTTTGCCGAGCTGGTCCCTCCGCCCGCCGGGGGGGACAACAGCCGGGAGAATGAAGTCCCGAGGCCGCCGGGGAGGGAAGTTCACGTCAGCGGCACCTCGGAGCTCAGCGCTAGGCCGGACCGGGCGAAAGTCACCGTTTACCTGAAGAGCAAGAAAGGAGAGGCCGGAGCGGCGCGGAGCAGCGTCACTCGGAGGCTGGATTATGTCGTCCAGAGCGCCCGGCAGCGCGGAGGAATCTTG GTCTGCATTATATTCAGTGATTTCGGCAAAATGCAAGACGTTTGTAACTTCCTTGTTGAAAAGCTAGGTAGCTCTGTTATCATCAGCCCACCTCACTTTTACCATACAGTGGAGGCAGTAGATGCCCTTCG aCGTCAGGTTTGTCTTGCTGCTGTTGGGAGTGCCCGGCAAAAAGCTCAAGAAGTTTGCCAGTTGCTTGGCCAGCCCCTTGGGAAGCCTTTGCTAATAAGGGAAGAGGAAGTGAAAGAGTGGGAGGGCCACCTCGAAAATCACTTGGCCAATGCCCCAGACTCACTGGGTTTGCAGCAGAGACTCCAGAGTGCCACCATCTATGTTTCCTCAAGGGTATATGCTGTTtttgaaataaagggggaaaggaagagaaaacaagCAGCTCACATAAATGTAAACTGA